A genomic stretch from Aedes albopictus strain Foshan chromosome 2, AalbF5, whole genome shotgun sequence includes:
- the LOC109432899 gene encoding transcription elongation factor S-II isoform X1 has translation MNVEEEVLKIQKKLGKMTSSDGTGQEQALDLLRELQRLNIDLDILTKTRIGMTVNELRKCSKDDEVISLAKTLIKSWKRFLAATPPSKESSKESSKSSSKSSSKSSSKSDGNSKKESEKEKEAKKPAQTSFPTHSSNTTDAVRLKCREMLTTALRVDGDPPEGCQTPEELADELEEAIYVEFKNTDMKYKNRVRSRVANLKDPKNPSLRSNFVSGAITAQRLAKMTPEEMASDEMKNLRDRFVKEAINDAQLATNQGTKTDLLKCGKCKKRNCTYNQLQTRSSDEPMTTFVLCNECGHRWKFC, from the coding sequence GGTCAAGAACAAGCGTTGGATCTGCTTCGTGAGCTTCAACGTTTGAATATCGATCTGGACATTTTGACCAAAACGCGCATCGGTATGACCGTGAATGAACTGCGAAAATGTAGTAAAGATGACGAAGTCATCAGCTTAGCCAAGACGCTCATCAAGAGTTGGAAACGTTTTCTGGCGGCGACCCCACCCTCGAAGGAGTCCTCCAAGGAATCGTCCAAATCGTCGAGCAAGTCCTCAAGCAAAAGTAGCAGCAAATCCGACGGTAATAGCAAGAAGGAATCCGAGAAGGAAAAAGAAGCGAAGAAACCAGCACAGACTAGTTTTCCGACTCACTCCAGCAACACCACCGATGCCGTGCGTCTGAAGTGTCGTGAGATGTTAACGACTGCCCTGCGGGTCGATGGAGATCCACCAGAGGGTTGCCAAACACCGGAAGAACTTGCGGATGAGCTAGAAGAAGCAATCTACGTGGAGTTCAAGAACACCGACATGAAGTACAAGAATCGCGTTCGTTCTCGTGTGGCAAATCTGAAAGATCCCAAAAATCCGAGTTTGCGGAGCAATTTCGTGAGTGGTGCCATCACCGCGCAGCGCCTTGCCAAAATGACTCCCGAAGAGATGGCCAGCGATGAAATGAAGAATCTGCGTGATCGTTTTGTGAAAGAAGCCATCAATGACGCACAGCTGGCTACCAACCAGGGAACCAAAACCGATCTCCTTAAGTGCGGCAAATGCAAGAAACGTAACTGTACCTACAACCAGTTGCAAACCAGAAGCTCCGATGAACCTATGACGACGTTTGTTCTGTGCAACGAGTGCGGACATCGCTGGAAGTTCTGTTAG